The Apus apus isolate bApuApu2 chromosome 8, bApuApu2.pri.cur, whole genome shotgun sequence genome has a window encoding:
- the B3GALNT1 gene encoding UDP-GalNAc:beta-1,3-N-acetylgalactosaminyltransferase 1, with translation MHFCKVFIARFQFCVMYMRPLKLIFLFLLVFSVITVWYVTFYSNPVLEHTNLMYFYEYEPVYKQHYLFTLRERLKCKDINPFLVILVSSRPTDVKSRQAIRITWGSQNSWWGHRVLTLFLLGQDTEREDSAAALSVEDESILYGDIIRQDFRDTYNNLTLKTIMAFRWATEFCPNARFLMKADSDVFINTPNLIQFLLQLNSSEDVFTGYPLVGNYAYRGFQLKNYISYEEYPFRLYPPYCSGMAYILNGKLVLRIYELMSHIKPIKFEDVYVGICLNILKVNISIPEDNKFFLYKINFDICRYRHLIAVHGLTSSEIIRFWQELSSKTSVPCP, from the coding sequence ATGCACTTCTGCAAAGTATTTATTGCCCGGTTCCAGTTTTGTGTCATGTATATGAGACCactaaaattgatttttttgtttctgctggtgTTCTCTGTCATAACCGTGTGGTATGTAACTTTCTACTCCAACCCTGTGCTTGAGCACACAAACCTGATGTATTTCTACGAGTATGAGCCCGTTTACAAGCAGCACTACCTCTTCACTCTGCGGGAACGCCTCAAGTGCAAAGACATCAACCCCTTCCTGGTCATCTTGGTGTCTTCCAGACCTACGGACGTGAAGTCCAGGCAGGCCATCAGGATCACGTGGGGATCTCAGAACTCCTGGTGGGGACATCGGGTTCTAACCCTGTTCTTGCTTGGTCAGGACACTGAGAGAGAAGACAGTGCTGCAGCACTGTCGGTGGAAGATGAAAGCATCCTCTATGGTGACATCATTCGCCAAGATTTTAGGGACACTTACAACAACCTCACCTTGAAAACTATCATGGCCTTCAGGTGGGCCACGGAGTTCTGTCCCAATGCCAGGTTCCTCATGAAGGCTGATTCCGATGTCTTCATCAACACCCCGAACCTGATCCAGttccttctgcagctgaatTCCTCAGAAGATGTTTTTACTGGTTATCCTCTGGTTGGTAACTATGCCTACAGGGGCTTTCAGCTAAAGAACTACATCTCTTACGAGGAATATCCCTTCAGGCTGTATCCCCCATATTGCAGTGGGATGGCTTATATCCTGAATGGAAAACTGGTTCTAAGGATCTATGAACTGATGAGTCATATCAAACCTATTAAATTTGAGGATGTTTATGTTGGAATTTGCTTAAATATCCTTAAAGTGAATATCAGTATTCCAGAAGATAATAAATTCTTTTTGTATAAAATCAATTTTGATATCTGCAGGTACAGACATTTGATTGCAGTGCACGGCCTCACATCAAGTGAAATAATCAGGTTTTGGCAGGAATTGTCATCAAAGACTTCGGTTCCTTGCCCTTGA